The following are from one region of the Gossypium hirsutum isolate 1008001.06 chromosome D03, Gossypium_hirsutum_v2.1, whole genome shotgun sequence genome:
- the LOC107927147 gene encoding 4-coumarate--CoA ligase-like 7 isoform X3, giving the protein MEKSGYGRDGIYRSLRPPVDFPKEPNLSMVSFLLRNVSCYPYKPALIDADSGETLTFSQLKSTVIKLSHGFLKLGINKSDRVLIFAPNSVQFPLCFFAITAIGAIATTANPNYTVNELSKQLKDSNPKLVVTVPELFDKVKDFNIPLISLGSKRNQRGFNVKNTPKILSFHDLLDIAGNVTELPSVSVKQTNTAVLLYSSGTTGLSKGVVLTHGNFIASSLMVTKDQELAGDIHRVYLCILPMFHVFGLAVMVYAQLQMGNALVSMAKFDFVMFLRNVEKYRATHLWVVPPIVLAMAKQNVVHKFDLSSLKQIGSGAAPLGKELMEECAKKFPQAVVMQGYGMTETCAIISMENLAFGVRHTGSAGLLAPGVEAQIVSTENPKPLPPKQLGEIWVRGPNMMQ; this is encoded by the exons ATGGAGAAATCTGGGTATGGAAGGGATGGGATTTACAGGTCTTTAAGGCCACCGGTAGATTTTCCCAAGGAACCAAATCTTTCAATGGTTTCGTTTCTGTTGAGGAATGTGTCTTGTTACCCTTACAAACCAGCGCTCATCGATGCAGATTCTGGGGAAACCCTCACTTTCTCTCAGTTGAAATCCACTGTCATCAAGCTCTCCCATGGATTTCTAAAACTGGGTATCAACAAAAGCGACCGAGTATTGATCTTTGCTCCCAATTCAGTCCAATTCCCTCTTTGTTTCTTTGCCATAACAGCCATCGGTGCCATTGCCACAACTGCCAACCCCAATTACACTGTTAACGAACTCTCGAAACAACTCAAAGATTCCAACCCCAAGCTTGTTGTCACCGTCCCTGAATTGTTCGACAAAGTTAAGGATTTCAACATCCCTTTGATCTCCCTTGGTTCTAAACGGAACCAACGAGGATTTAATGTAAAAAACACCCCAAAAATCCTTTCTTTTCATGATCTTCTTGATATAGCGGGTAACGTAACAGAGCTTCCCTCGGTTTCCGTCAAGCAGACCAATACAGCTGTGCTGCTTTACTCTTCGGGGACGACGGGACTCAGTAAAGGTGTTGTTCTGACACATGGGAATTTCATTGCATCATCTTTGATGGTGACAAAGGATCAAGAACTTGCAGGGGATATCCACCGGGTTTACTTGTGCATCTTGCCTATGTTTCATGTGTTCGGATTGGCTGTCATGGTGTACGCGCAATTGCAGATGGGAAATGCTTTGGTGTCAATGGCGAAGTTCgattttgtgatgtttttgaggAATGTGGAGAAGTATAGAGCCACCCATTTGTGGGTTGTGCCTCCTATTGTGCTTGCTATGGCTAAGCAGAATGTGGTTCACAAGTTTGATCTTTCCTCATTGAAGCAAATTGGTTCTGGTGCTGCACCTTTGGGAAAAGAGTTGATGGAGGAGTGTGCAAAGAAGTTCCCTCAAGCAGTTGTTATGCAG GGCTATGGAATGACTGAAACCTGTGCAATTATCTCGATGGAGAATCTCGCATTTGGTGTCCGACATACTGGCTCAGCTGGACTGCTTGCTCCAGGTGTTGAAGCTCAGATAGTCAGTACAGAGAATCCAAAACCTCTTCCTCCAAAACAATTAGGGGAAATATGGGTTCGAGGGCCTAATATGATGCAAT